The genomic interval TGATGTAAATGAGATCATTACACAGCCTGTTAATTGGCCATTCCGGATTCAGCAACTGTTCATGTAACATTGTTTTTGCTCTATGAATCCTTCTGATATGTGTGCTTGTATTCATAAACTTGCTTTCTCATGCAGGGTATATGTGATTGGGATCGTTGACTGGTTAATTGAGGCTACTATATCGTGGAAGTTCCAGCAAGacaggattttttttttcattacatATACAGCTTGTATCATTCTTTGCTGTGATCACTTAGTCCACAACATAGCAATGATGTACGTTGTCTGGCCAAAGAAATCAAGAGAAACACTGGCGTACTCTTCTAATAGATTGTAAATCGTATAAGGTTGTTTTCCGACCAGTCGCGGAGCATATATACAAGTTGAGTTGAGCTATACATCATACAGTAATGAAGAGTAAAAGTTGCTTTACATATTTGTATCATCAAACCTTATCGAGGAAGCTTTCTGGTATTGTAAATTTACAAGTGAATACAAAATTTTACTGGATGTTTTTAGATGATGCTCGGCATTCTGTGTTTCTCGTCTCGTTATCTTTGATTTGGACATGGAATAACTTGAACTCGACCGCAGTCAAAATTGAGATATTAATTGAGCTCAATATGCGTAGGTATAAGGCAAGACCAAATTAGACGAGATGTGTAGGTGGCCCTCCAGATTGTCACGCAAATGAAAGCTCATTGAGGATGCACGAGATCCATATTTTTTTCGCCTACCAAAATGAAACACATACAAACTAAACTAAAAACATGCTAACATGGTAGCGAACTCATTCATCGTACGTTTTCTGTAAACATGCTAACATGGTAACGAAATCAGTCATCTTATGAAAGGAAGAGCGGTATTTGGATTCAAGAGTGAGAAATAGCTTGGTGTTTCTTAATACACCAAAGCTGAGTTTAGGGTGAAAACTGAAAGCACAAATGTCCCTATGGTGCAGATGTGCAATGTTGAGTCTCAAGGTTGGCATCAAAATAACCAGAAAGGACATCATGGGATTGGAGGTTCCTCCAATGTTGGAACAAGTCAAATTTAGAAACCCGTTAGCTCTAGAGCGCTCATTTTGTCTAAATTCAAAGCCTCATAGTTGAATTATCGAAAGTAAACCACCCATATGATAATTAACCAACTTTTTTTCTGCTCCTAGAGAAAAATACATGTTGATTCAGTTTCATGATCAATCTTCATTAAACCACGCAAATACTAATCAGGTTACTTAATGTTAACCCCACAAAACCCTGAAGTGTTTTCTTCAACGTGGCATATCTATGACTAAAAGTACAGTACTAAAACCCATGAGAGATCTTCCACTCGAGAAAGCAAAGGCCCAGAGCGAGACTTGTTCGACTCTCAGACATGTGAAGTTCACATATCCCTTACAGGGCTTACACTGTTTCTTCTCAGGGTACATACCCAGTTCAGCTTTCCAAGTTTTGAGCTTTCAGACTTTCAGTTATGATTCTGTGTTTGTTTATAGTTGTGATTCTGTTTTCTGTTGCAGGCATGGAGACAGTTGACTTTTGGAACATATGGGTACCTGAATTTCACCAAGCCCGGTTTCATGTAATGTCCAATTTCAGTACTTTATATCTGTTCATTGGTTGGGATGGTTTTTGAACTGTTTGATTACTAGTTCATTAGATTTTGAACTGACTTGTATGTTGTTCATTTGCTTTGTTCAATCTACTCTAGAATGTTGGAAAATATATACTCTTTAATAGATAATAGTAAAGCATATATACATGGTAGACGCTCATGGGCTCATCGTTTCGGACTTTGAATTGGGTAATAAAGATTGATCATGAATCAGAATTGTACAAATGGGTGGTTTCTCTTGTATCCTATATCTTTAGGACATTGTTCAACAATGTTGGTGTGTAATGACCAGGAAGCATGCGTTTTTGTTAGGTTTCAGTAATTTATGTTGAAGTATATGCATAATGCATTGTAGAGAACATTCAAAGAATTTCAAGGCAGAAGACATGGAAACACGGATAGATGGAAAAAACTGCATTGTAACAGGAGCTAATTCTGGCATTGGTTTTGCAACTGCCGAGGGACTCGCATCACGGTACTTTTCTTGTGTTACTTTTCAGTTACTCACTTGTTTATGAACTTCAAATTCTTACAAAGTGTACTAATTATATACAAATGAGTTTTATTACTGTAAAGTGGGGCGACTATCTATATGGTATGTCGAAACAAGGAGAGGGGTGAAGCTGCACAATCTAAAATTGAGTCTACAACTGGTAACCAAAATGTTCATTTGGAGGTATGTCATCCTTTTTTTGTGGTCTTCGTTATTTAATGACTATCACTAAAACAATAGTCAGTAACATGCTCTAAGAAACATCTTTCATCTGATTTACTATGCATACAATTTTTTATCAGGTCTGCAATCTTTCATCTCTTAGTGATGTCAAATCATTTGTTGGTCTCCAGATAGGTGTTACTGCTCAaccaaagaaaattaaaaatgtgTGTAGGTCTGTTTGATTATaacttgttttctttcaagcaAATTTGAAGAGCTATATATTTCTTTCTCAGGTTGCACTAACTGAGAAATGGGCTgaaatgaacaaaagcaaGGGCATTGGATTCTATTCTATGCACCCTGGTTGGGCTGAGACGGCTGGGGTTGCCAAGAGTTTGCCAAGTTTCTTTAAAGCGTACAGAACATTTCACCTGTCACATTGTATTTTCAGTGTATATTTTTGCTATTATACTGATATATCTTCCTTTTATATCTGTTTTAGTCTTTCGGGAAAGCTTAGAACAAACGATGAAGGTGCAGACACCATTATCTGGCTGGCTTTACAGCCAAAAGAGAAACTTGTATCAGGTGCATTTTATTTTGATAGAGCAGAAGCACCTAAACACCTGATGTTTGCAGCAACTAGTTGCTCTCATGAATTCATTGACTCGGTTATTGACAGTCTACGTTGCATATCTGGTATCTCTGCACAAGATTAGGATACatgtatattaattttttttccttgcaGATAATTCATGTAAAAGTCAGTGATAGTCAATTTGATTGAATCATGGCTATTGTTGTAGAAAGTATAAACAGATGGATGATAGATATAAGGGTGGTGATCTATTAGATTGTGAGTGGGCTATGTACTACTCAAACGGAAATGAAATTACTGAAATATACTCATTGAAGTTTATCAAAGTTCTGTAGACGCAAAACCTTTACAATTTTATCTATTGTTGTAGAATTTTTGGAAAACAGACAGACATTGAGGCTCAAGTGGGTCGATGAACAAAAGAAATTCATTGGCTAGTTGGGACTTGGGAACGACTTTACTTAACCAAGCATGAAGGTGAATGGGGTTCAAAAGTATGAATGCATATGACCTTGCCAAAGGTTCATATATTTTCTAACAAGGGAAGGTACAGACTAACGTGTGGAGAGCATGTAACTATTTGCTTCCAACAAAAGACAGAATTCAGGACCCAAGGGATTTACAGGTGATGTTGGGTGTTTGTTGTGCCCTCATCGTTATGAAGACACAGCTCGCATCCTTCTTATTTGCGTGAGGATGAAACTTATTCCAGGTTCATCTCTAAAGCATGTTTCCAAATTTTGCAATACTGTTGATCACAGACTAGTAGCTACAGCATTATTAGCATATGAGGAACGCAATGGTTCTATGTGGTTTCTATTTGCTCGTGGAGCGAATCATATCTTAATGATATTTTacttgatttaaaaaaaaaaattggtcaaGGACATTAGCATCATGATGCAGGCAAACTCACTTGCAGAAAAACACTCCTGTTGAAATAACTATAAATTGAAGCAAGAATTGAAGCTATCTGGTGGAGAGACAAAATCACGATTGAAGTAAAAGATGTTGCAAACTGTACTGCCAATTATATACGCGCAGGCACAATCATCAATCATGTAGATCACCAATGTGTTCTGCTTACTTTCTAAATATCCAACAAACAGTCGTTCATGTACAATAAAGCTCACTAGAGCACCCATTGCTGCTTAGTTGATGAGAAACTTGTACAAGTTATTAGCAAACACATAAGAAAGAGAATTATTTGTACAAGGCTCATCCAGTACGGATTTTAAGTGCTCTCAAAGGGAATGAAAGGTACGTTTTATATGAACATCACACAGGTTAAAACCTGGAAGCCCTCAACATGACATATAGTAAGCTTCCAAGACTATTGTTTCTGTCACACAAAATCGCCTGAAGACCCCAATAGTGCTGCCTTTCTTAACCAGTATTGCTGAAACCTCTGCCTTGCATACTCCATGTAGTCAAAATCAATTTTGTTCACATAACCCTGAAAACCAGAAATAAGATTTTTCTCTATCAAACAAAGTCAGCAAAGACAGTCACTTGAATGCGCACACAAGGATACTGTCAACAGAACTTTAATCAGAAAGTGCAGAATTTTTTACCGAGATTATTCCCCATAACCCCCAAAAGAGATGGTTTGCCAATGTGTATTGCTCTACTTTGTCGACTAACTGTGCCACCTCAGCATCACTGGGTTCGTACCCTATAGGAAATGATGGAGAAAAGTAAGCTACAGATTTAATAAAAGTTCTCAAAGAAGATGGTCAATTTATAACTCCATTTTCATCTGAATATCCATAACATTGCTACAAAACCCAAACTGTAACTTGCAATTGGTAGATGGGAAGCAATAATAAGAACTGTGAACTTTCCTTGTTTTAAGTTAAAACCAGCAAGTTTGCTTAAATAAAGAGAGACATTTAACAAGAATGATAATCTGAACTGAAAAATTTACAAAGACAATTTTTTGAATCGTAAACTTTTCAGATACTATAAGCCATATATGCTGAAGCTTTGATAAGTTAAATGTGTTGTAGGTTTGTACCATATACGGGAAACTTAAAACAGCCAAAGAGCAAATGACCAACATCAATCACCGGTGTTAGACACTCATAATAGATGATAGAGAAGTTGGGGAACTTAGAGGCTAACCTGCAGAGCTCAGATATAGATGCACAAATCTCCGGCGCTCCTCCAAACCTGAaaggaataaaaaaaaacaaaaatacttATTCTTAGTTTGCAACTGGATTGAATTCTAGAGTTCAAGCAGGAGAAAAGAGATCCGGTTGTATTAAAAGATCGACCAACATTTACCTGGATATTTCCTATAGTCCAAAAAGTGAGGTGCCTCAGAGTGGTAGTTTGCTACCATTTCACAGAAATGGTTTGCAAGGTCATAAGCAACAGGATTGTAGCTGGCATACTCATAATCCTGGTAacatttaagaaaaaaacaaaatggaaATTATCACATAGTCACAGAAAGAGGTCTATAAAATTGAACTAAGGCATATTAAACAGACCCCTCTCTGGAAAAGGACTATGCTCAACTTCTCCTCATCTAAAAGATGCATTTCATCATTTAGATTAGACACAGTCCAGGTTCATCAAAACTGGAAATGGGTGGAGTATGAAGTCCCATTTGGCTTTCAGTGTACTGTTTTGTTCAATCAATTAAAAACAGACAAGAACATTCTGAATGTCTGATTATAGTCATCATTCTGTTCAAGAACTATATTACTGTATCAGAAGGTAGAGTATCCACCCTACAACATCTATATTCATAATTCCTAGGGATCTCTATTTCCTACTATTCAAGAAGTTAACACTAATAAGTGATTATTATGGATGATATGCTAAATTAGTTGATGTCCATGTCAAATATATTAATTCAGGTGGTCTTGACCAAGCATCATCGGTCACAGATATTATCACATGTAGTCAATTCTAAAGTTTGTCAGGATAAACAAGAATGGAAGATACTCACAATTATAGTAATTGATCTGGTCTCTTCATCCATCATTATGTTACCATACTGCAGGTCGTTGTGACAGAACCCAATATCTTGACAGTCCTCTGACAGTTTCTTCTCCAACATATTAATTTCTTCCAGCAATGTATCTAACCCAAAATCCTCTTTGTCCTTAATTGAACACAAAATTTTAGCTTCAGTAAGCCAGTTTCTGTTAAAGCAACAATAAACAGCATTAGATTATAATAATTGATTGGAAATTtatcttttaaaatatatatataatatacctCATTCTGTCCCAAAGTACTACATTTCTTGAACCAGGCATATCCAGATTGTGGAACTCTCTGAGCTTAGCTGCTATAATAGCAGATATTTCAGGATCACGGAGGTCTGCAGCTGATAGTGTCTGTAAATGTGAGGCATATAAAACGTTGTTATGGAATACATTTATTTCCAATGGGGTACAGGAAAAGATCGGGCTAAACATCAAGGATTCTTTTTTCAACAACGTCCATTTTAGCTTTATTTTTAAGAGATTCGAGAATTTGGGTCCACCTATTGTTCAAAGAATTAACAAACTTGGATGTTGTGTACTTCTTTAGAGCTCATACAACCCTGGTGTTTTAGCTACCAAAGTAAATGCATCTAGTTTCATTGTTTACTTCTGCTATCATCACCTTTCAGAATTAGATGATTCACAAAGCTGCAGCTAAACAATGCAGACAAGCGGGAAGAGAAAGTAGGAAAGAACAAAAACTCTTACATCTTCATACGTATAACAATAGTTGTGTGATTGAATGACAATTATGCAATTTGGAATTCTGTACATATGGAAATAAGTTATTctatttatcaaaataaagACTGCAGTACATATAATCCTGAAATTAGCCTAGAAGTTATCTTTCTGGTCTTATTACGAAAGATGCTTCAGATGATTAATACCTTTCTTTAACACAAACATAAGGGTACCAGATACCCATGTCACAACTccaaaacaaacaattaaGGTACAATacttctttaaaaaaatggtCAAGGATAATTTGGCCTTTACACTCAGCAGTCAGCACTGTCCATTATAGTTCTAAAGTGCACATTGAACCtcattcttattcttattaaaGCAATAAAATACTAATACACTATCCATGTGCCACTATCTTTCAAGAATAAAGTAAAGTATGATAATTATGATGATTATGGCACAACTGATGTAAGTATTCCAAAGAACATGCATCAATAAGAACTTGAATCAACTTATTATGAAATGGCATAAAGGAAAGAGTTCACATACCCGAGCATGAATGAACTCCTCAACACGTCCCTCTGGGAACCGTCCAAGAAGACGAGGCCCCTGACCGTGCTTGGACATGCACTCAAAGGTCCTAATTTCGTTATCCCTATTAAAAAACAGGTCAACCCCTTCACCATAAACCCGGACAATAACTTTCCGGACTTCATCACCATTCCTAGTCGGCCAATTCAATTGATACACCTCATTAGTCATGGCCCCCTTCAGCGGGATGACCTGCAAGGAATTCATATCATCCACTACATCCCCCCATTCAGAAGCTACAGCTACAAGTACCTTCTTCAATTCCTCAGGGGGACAACCTTCAATGAAACCAATTGTCTTTATGGTCATTGTGTATATTCAATACAGTGAAACAAAGCAAATTCTTTGCAACCAAAGATCAACCTGCATAGCACAAAGTCAAAACTATTAACTTCCTTCATATGCATTTCGGATTACTTTCCCAGAATCACTATCAATAAAGTTTAAACTGAAAAGAACTGAAAGGCAGAGAAAGAAAATGATCACTTTGCAGAATACAGAATTAGCAATCTTTAATACTGATTACATTTCTAAAATTTAAGCCGATCAAAATTACAACACAGAGAAGAAAACACAACCAGAAACCCTGTACACAgatgaaaacaacaaaatccACCCGATTAATCTAGCATGCAACTCACCCCAGAATCAAGAAACTACAATTCAgagataaaagaaaacaagctCAAAGCTCCAATCTTGGTTCCTAATAGTTACATctaactgaaaaaaaaaaaccgatcTTTTTGTATAAAGCAAACGACTTGAAAGATCAAAACATCAGAAGACAAGCAACATAGTTGAAATAAACGAACTGAAACAGAATTCAAAACTTACAGTAGAAGAAACAGGACAAGAAGGAAGGTCCAAGAAAACTGCAGGTTGATGACAATCTGGAGAGAGCCTTATATATTCAAAGTCAGAGCTTGTGGAATAAAAGAAAGAAGCTTTGGCCCCAAAATCAAAGAAGCAGCGATGACCTCGAATCAAATCCACCAATTATATAATGGGGTGGGGTCGCATGAGCAGAAGAAAGATCCCAAGAATAATATTTTCCCAAGAAAAACGTCCAAAAACTGACTTTTTCTTGATAGAACTTCTATCTGCCTAAAAAGCCAAGAAGGTTTTAGAAAATCTAAAGGGCTTTGGGGGGAGAAGTGTGAAGCTTAAACCCAAAGTGGGggagggaagaagaagaagaagaagcagcaggAAAATTtggaatcttttttttttatcaaaggaAAATTTGGAATCTTAGTTTGGAGATTCTGGGTCAGAGAGGAGATTTTTAGAATCCCAAGGAGGATTGACCATTTCCAAACAAGGTAAACGTGAAAAgtagagagagatagagagatgAAAGTCAGACATGGAAGTTACGAAGCGTGTTGTGGTTTCTCTCCTTTTATTAGATAAGTATCGAAGCATTGGACCATATGGGATTACGGCGTAGAGGGGACCATAATGTGAGACTTCATTTCTGGGTGAAATTGAAGGAATTGAAAACGAATTAGGTGATGATGAACGCGTGAAAATCTGGTTTTAGTCAAAACGTGTGTAAACGGGACATGTTCTGTCGGCCGAGTCCCTACAAAGCGGGGCTCTTGGAAGATAGGCAGGAATATTGCCAAAACCTTTCGTACTATACTTGCAAATTGTGTTGTACTCATGTTTAATGTAATGTGATATCAATGTTGAAATATTGATAATGAGATTCGGCTTTGGACCTCacatatttttgttgttggtaTCTTTGTTCTAGAGATGAATCACTATTGTTCTTTTTTGGGAAGAGAggagagaagaaaattcattATCACAACAGTCGGGATAACTTTTCAAAAATCTCAACTGCAACTCATGTAGAACCCACGTTTACAGGTATCAAAAACCTGTATCTCGAGGAACCACCACTCAATCTGCCACAGATACAAGCCGATAACAACTCGAGATTCAACAAACACAATCTAGTGTCGATCACCAACATCAAATGCAAATTCCCGCAAAGAAAATGGTTTTCTCTCAGACATTCTCTTTTTGGTGAGAAGAACAAAATCTCTATCCCCAAGATCAACCATAACCAGCAGAAAATCAGAACCACCATCAATCGATCACCACCAGACTTAGCAACTCACTAAATGAGTCGTCGAAGACTCTAGAATTACAAACGTAAACAACTTCAACTCCACCGCCAGGTCCTTAAGGAGGCATACCTACGGCCGTACAGAGAAGGAAAACAAGCAACCAAAGGATTGCCATAGTTTGGtaaatttgtttgattttcagAACCCTAGTCGTCGACACTAGATAGAAAAGCGATAGGTTTTACTAAAAGGTACTTCACTTATTAAGAATAGTTTGTGTTTGCGAACTTGCTAAACCTTATTCATTTCCTATTAAATTGACTTATTTAGTTAAGGGCGTATTAAAATACTGCATAAGGAACAAGATTGGAAAAGTGTGCGAATAACATCACGTTTGCCCTCCTCGCTGAGGGAGAGGAGTAACTAACGACAAAGGCAcagtggtaaaaaaaaaaaaaaggtcgtCGGAGCTCCAAACTCTCATCACTGCCTCCAATTTCAATATCCCCAGAACTTGCTTGCAAGGTTTGAGGATTGGGCTAAGCAGGGGATAAGGTGGCAAATTGAATGATGATGCTCTCAAGGCCAAAGGTGGCCAGACGGTGGCACTGCAACCTGGAGAAGAGCGCGAGAGAGTTCCCCCAGTTCTCCATCTATTCCTTTTATATTTTCCACTGACTTATAATCCAACGACAGTGTAAGATTTGACGTCTCAGATTTATTgtaataattttataatttttatcgATATTCCCTAGTAATCTAAGTATCACGGATACGGACACGATttgatacgtagacacggcatataaaaatttttttgaacacggacacgtggtggacacgttaattaaatattatttttaatatatatatatatatatatttatttatttaaaaaaatattttataaatttgaaagtatttagaat from Argentina anserina chromosome 2, drPotAnse1.1, whole genome shotgun sequence carries:
- the LOC126783958 gene encoding LOW QUALITY PROTEIN: uncharacterized protein LOC126783958 (The sequence of the model RefSeq protein was modified relative to this genomic sequence to represent the inferred CDS: deleted 2 bases in 1 codon) yields the protein MRDLPLEKAKAQSETCSTLRCEVHISLTGLTLFLLRAWRQLTFGTYGYLNFTKPGFIEHSKNFKAEDMETRIDGKNCIVTGANSGIGFATAEGLASRGATIYMVCRNKERGEAAQSKIESTTGNQNVHLEVCNLSSLSDVKSFVGLQIANLKSYIFLSQVALTEKWAEMNKSKGIGFYSMHPGWAETAGVAKSLPSFFKALSGKLRTNDEGADTIIWLALQPKEKLVSGAFYFDRAEAPKHLMFAATSCSHEFIDSVIDSLRCISGISAQD
- the LOC126785404 gene encoding probable choline kinase 1; its protein translation is MTIKTIGFIEGCPPEELKKVLVAVASEWGDVVDDMNSLQVIPLKGAMTNEVYQLNWPTRNGDEVRKVIVRVYGEGVDLFFNRDNEIRTFECMSKHGQGPRLLGRFPEGRVEEFIHARTLSAADLRDPEISAIIAAKLREFHNLDMPGSRNVVLWDRMRNWLTEAKILCSIKDKEDFGLDTLLEEINMLEKKLSEDCQDIGFCHNDLQYGNIMMDEETRSITIIDYEYASYNPVAYDLANHFCEMVANYHSEAPHFLDYRKYPGLEERRRFVHLYLSSAGYEPSDAEVAQLVDKVEQYTLANHLFWGLWGIISGYVNKIDFDYMEYARQRFQQYWLRKAALLGSSGDFV